DNA from Aphis gossypii isolate Hap1 chromosome 3, ASM2018417v2, whole genome shotgun sequence:
cttttaattaaaagggTTTctgtaaaattcaaaattaatagctattacataataagggtgtacaataaaatcatttagaagcaaagttgaaaaaattccttttaaaaataaacttgtttCTGTTGTAAAAATAGGAACATGTTCCcgttctttttatatttattttcactatttttttttttttttatacaacttatGGAGATTTTTCTAGTGAAGCTTTTTGACtaagaataacatttttttgtttatatttataaaaaaaataacttaaaagaatagaaaatttcaaatgtctatataaaaagttcaaagagtcaaatattttgaaaactatattataatgtataaaaatggtagtataaaatatatttgctaaaaatttcaaacatctacgattatttgttttagatattttagattacaatatacctaatagcaaaattaatttgatcaaTTAATGCTCTTTAAATATTCTCGTttccatatacatatataattccCCCTCATCATAGGTACCATAGATAAGTTTTTGCTAGAAACCTTCTTTAAAGTTAAAGGTCAAATCATTTTactaacagaaaaataaaaatcagttatAAGACACAgtaatgtaaaatcaatacattcatttgtGTCTCAgacaaaaatagttaaatatacttttaatattttaaatggttttgaGTGTTTTGAcccttaaaatgtattatgatttattccgttacatattttaagcatATTGGTAGATATATAGCATGTGTATTacgtgtacataaaataaaaccttttATTAATACCTGAATCATATGCATTTTCTAAGATTTCAGAATtcaaagtaaacatttttgaaattgtttatttctaaatattttcaattataacatGTAGTACTAATCGCGTAATGGCTATTGACTTCAGTTATAAagcataaaattgtttttcaatataatatcgaattgttttattttataatataattgttcaacaatatttttttgtatttttcaggtatctaaaacataataaaaaaaaaattggtaaattattaaccGACACTTAAGTTTgacatttatcaatttttgtaTGGTTAATTTATCTAAAGTAAATTGCCtggttgttgaaaaaaaatcaaaaaaaaattaaattttttaaaaaacaaaaaaaaataatatatatttatgtgtgtaaatattttaataattaaatgtattacataaatacacaattaatttttatcaatagtctcatatatattataaattatgacataACCATTTAAAACTGAAGtcgttgtttttatatttattttaatgatattaaaaattttttttattattttttaggatgAAGTCAATGCGATTACTAATACTTCTGACGTTCATTTTATATGAAACACAGTGTGCGCCAAGTATAAAACCCTTGACGTTTTTAAAGTCCTTGTTATCAAAACATTTACCATCAATTACTGAACAGCCGCTTCCTGAAGAAGAAATATACCCCGCGTATAAATGTGAACCTGTCGAAGAAGGTGCCATCGACGATGAAGTTATTGATTGGAATCGCCAAGTGTTTATGGTGAATGATAaacctattttaatagaaGTCGGAAACGTTCAAccaattcaaaatgtaaatcaCGATGAAGTCGTTGATGTAAACCCAGAAATTAATCCCGAAGTAAACTGTGATGAAAATACCGAAGTAGATCTCGAAGTTATTACCAAAGATAACCTTGAACAAAATGTTGAATTAAGACcggaaattgaaaataaggaTGTGTATGATAAAGATTTAAACACACAATGGTTATTGGGCGAGAACACGAGTGAAAGATTACCGGAAATCGATGTGACTATTGGTAAAAGTTCAATCAAAGATAaacttatcaataaaattaacgtAATCAAATCgaagttaaaattgaaaaaccgTCTAGTCATACCGATCGTAGAATCGATTGAggaaaacaacaataatgtcGAAATAACAAGCGGAAAACCAATCACCACTTTGGAACCCATCAAACCCCCTTCCTCTACTGTACAATACATCACCACTACACTTCAATATAGCACAACTGCACAACCCATTACTAGTACACATCAATATAGCACAACTGCACGACCCATTACCAGTACATATCAATATAGCACAACTGCACAACCCGTTACCAGTACACATCAATATAGCACAACTTTACAACCCGTTACCAGTACACAACAATATAGCACAACTGTGCAACCAATAAGCACTTCTGCACAACCAGTGCAATACACTAGTACTGTAAAACCCGACGGTTATACGCCCAACGTACAAGTAAATGGCGGAATCGAATCTCAAGAACCGATCATCACTATTCCCGCTCAGCATCAAATACCTCTGCAACAGCAACAAATCTACAACTCAGACTCGAGTTATCCACTGTGGCTTAATAACTGTCCCCCACCTCTATCCAATCAAATCTGTTTCCATCAAATTCCTTATTACGCTCCCAGTCCAATATACACCAGTGCGTTGAACGCAAATCAATTCACTCTCGAAAACTTACCCTATAACACACCCGACcgccaaaataaaaaaatcaacagcGGATTGACCAAAGTGATTAACTACATCAAAATCGATGCAACTCAACCAGTGCAGCAGATCAAACCGAACCAAGACGAACAGTGGATTCGTTATACGTACGACGATTCAAACCCCGTTTATCAAAATCCTTCTTATTATATCTCTCAGCCTGCCAACTCAGAATCACAGCCAGAAAGTGCATTTCCTAGCTCAGATGATTTATACTCCACGTCAACCATGCAACCGATCGTCGTGTATCCTGTCGACGCCAATAGTAATGTACTACCTGTCAACCAAATAGatcaaacacaatataaatggGATCAGCTCTTAGAACCCGCAACGGTTAATTCTAACGCTGAAGGCTCTAAATACACGATGCGGGGAGATATTCCAATCGTTGAAGATTTCAACCCCAATACCAATTACGATCAATTAGAAGGAGACAGCGCTAAATACACGTTGAAAGAACGCAGACACGTAGGTCACTACAATGAGTTGGTGTCCAAGAAAACCAATCAGAAAATGCCGATTCCAGTATCGGAAATCTCTTCCGGTAAACCGGTAACTGAACTAGCTGAAACCGAAACTAAAgccaataaaattgaaattcctGCAGCCActgaaactaaaatatcaacCACCAAAATCATCGAAACGCCTGTcactaaaattgaaaaacctGTCGTCAAAATTGGAACACCTGCAATTACTGTAACCGAAACACCGCATCCTAAATCAAACAACGTCAACACGggcgtttaatataatattcatggaTGCCAAAATTAAAGTGATTTAATCATTGATTTCACTACATgtaaattatcttatttattttgactcaataaacatttaaaaaaattatatacatttatctttatcaaattatttttcaactaaacGTTTTCAAGTTCAAATTaggttaaatattgttatttaaacaagTCAGACTGATTTAcaattatgttgttttttatgtataattacattatatggtAAACGCAATCTCCAGTTTAAATAGGCGCCAGATTGAAATGTTTCTGGACCACACAATAGAAACGCATAATAAGccaatttttatgaacaatagTTATCATACGTGAAAAACCTCTAAAAATTCGTTACAGTCTGGCTGGTGAATATAGgccacttaaattattaaattatacaagtatGGTCTtgttacgttttaaaaataaaaattacaatttgttcAATCAATAaagtatgaattaaataattacgtttGTCCTT
Protein-coding regions in this window:
- the LOC114118996 gene encoding uncharacterized protein LOC114118996, with product MKSMRLLILLTFILYETQCAPSIKPLTFLKSLLSKHLPSITEQPLPEEEIYPAYKCEPVEEGAIDDEVIDWNRQVFMVNDKPILIEVGNVQPIQNVNHDEVVDVNPEINPEVNCDENTEVDLEVITKDNLEQNVELRPEIENKDVYDKDLNTQWLLGENTSERLPEIDVTIGKSSIKDKLINKINVIKSKLKLKNRLVIPIVESIEENNNNVEITSGKPITTLEPIKPPSSTVQYITTTLQYSTTAQPITSTHQYSTTARPITSTYQYSTTAQPVTSTHQYSTTLQPVTSTQQYSTTVQPISTSAQPVQYTSTVKPDGYTPNVQVNGGIESQEPIITIPAQHQIPLQQQQIYNSDSSYPLWLNNCPPPLSNQICFHQIPYYAPSPIYTSALNANQFTLENLPYNTPDRQNKKINSGLTKVINYIKIDATQPVQQIKPNQDEQWIRYTYDDSNPVYQNPSYYISQPANSESQPESAFPSSDDLYSTSTMQPIVVYPVDANSNVLPVNQIDQTQYKWDQLLEPATVNSNAEGSKYTMRGDIPIVEDFNPNTNYDQLEGDSAKYTLKERRHVGHYNELVSKKTNQKMPIPVSEISSGKPVTELAETETKANKIEIPAATETKISTTKIIETPVTKIEKPVVKIGTPAITVTETPHPKSNNVNTGV